Genomic window (Neoarius graeffei isolate fNeoGra1 chromosome 13, fNeoGra1.pri, whole genome shotgun sequence):
TTTTTGAAAGAATACCATGttgtaatatatttaaaaaaatcataatacATTACTGTATATCATGAAACACTTCTACGCTAGGCCTAAAActgaatgtgtttttattattacttttaaaaCAATGTGACTTCAGGTTAAGGTTTCATCGGAGCTGCGTATTTGGTGTTTATTTGCTAAACTGTGAacggtttatcctttttaaattaaaatctgaAGTACTTGTATGCCAAAAAGTAGTTCATATCTCGCAGGCCTTATGTAGGCCTACGTGTTACAAAGGATAAATGATGTTCTGTTGACCTGCTGTTATTACATTTAGCAGCTTTGAGTGTGGACTGGCTGACTGGAAAAATCATTGTCTCTAGtctaatcttttttttctttttgtcttcCACCGTAGCATTCTGTGTCTCATTCGTATTTGTCTGATTTCTTCGGTCTTCTCCGGTCTTCATTCTGTGTCATAAAACGTCTGGGAACATCTGCAAAATCCTGCATGAATAGATATGCAAGGTGTATAAATATTTACGCCGCTTCATACGTGGGTAGGCTACGTTGAGGTTAATTCCCACTCACCTTAGAGGTGCTACTCAGTAGTTCCTGAGCTGGCAGCAGACAGGCAGCTTCCCCAATGAAGCACAGTAGAATGTGGAGCACATCTGCCCACCTTCCTACAGTAAGCATCAATAATAGTAGGCCGCCCAGGCGGACCATCACTGTGTTCAGAAGAGCCTGTCCGCTAGGCTGCTTATGCTGCTCCTCTGAAATAAAGTAAGTAGGTTTATTGTATTCATGTATTAGACCTGAAATAGGCATCCCAGTACATGACCTAGTCAACCTGTCTGGTGAAATCTGAACAAGGGTACCATGgaataaattattaaaaataaagtaTTTTACGACTGTACTAGTCCATCTCagacaattagaatatcgtgaaaaagtgttttttttttgaaaatttaattcaaaaaggtaaactttcatatgttctatattcattacatgtaaagtaaaatacttgaagctttttttttttattttgatgattatggcttatagctcatgaaaatcagaaatccagtgtctcaaattattagattatttcctaagatcaatttaaaaaaaaaggatttacaatacagagatgtccaacttctgaaaagtatgttcatttatatactcagtacttggttggggctcatttaccacgaattactgcatcaatgcggcatggcatggaggcaatcagcctgtggcactgctggcgCGTTACTGAAGCCCTAGTTGCTTTGAaagcggccttcagctcatctgtatttttgggtcgggtgtttctcatcttcctcttgacaataatgCATAGATTCtcgatggggttcaggtcaggcaagttggctggccaatcaagcacagtaatatcatggtcagcaaaccatttggaagtagttttggcactgtgggcatgagctaagtcctgctggaaaaggaaaaaggaaatcggcatctccataaagcttgtcagcagatggaagcatgaagttctctaaaatctcctggtagatggctgcgttgactgtggacttgataaaacacagtggaccaacaccagcagatgatctggcaccccaaatcatcacagactgcagaaaatttacactggacttcaaacaccttggattctgtgcctctccactcttcgtccagactctaggaccttgatttccaaacgaaatgcaaaatttacttggatctgaaaagaggaccttGGACCAccaagcaacagtccagttctttctctccttagcccaggtaagacgtttctgacgttgtctctggttcaggagtggcttgatattaggaatgcgatagTTGTAGCCCCTTTACAGAAGgcatctgtgtgtggtggctcttgatgcgctgacaccagcttcagtccacttcttgtgaagctctcccaagttcttgaatcaacttttcttgacagccTTCTCAAGGCTAAGGtcatctgttttttatttattagctttgccatagcaagatctatatatgtacatacattatggctgggaaaccactacagcttgcgccaattacagtggccccattgtaccgaatttgcatgtctttgaaccatgggggaaaccggagcaaacccacgcagacacggggagaacatgcaaactccacacagaaaggcccccgctggccacgaggttcaaacccggaaccctcccgctgtgaggcgacagtgataaccactacaccaccatccctgctgcttgtgcaccttttccagccagccttttcagcaatgaccttctgtagcttaccctccttgtggagggtgttgttgatcgtcttctggactactgtcaagtcagcagtctttcccatgattgtggtttcgttactgaactagaccgagagacacacgatatttatactgttttactcaagctCAAAATAAAACACTCatattttgagtttttttttccactgtaggccataattatcaaaattaaaatagaaaaatgtttgaaacattttagttcacatgtaatgagtctacaatatattaaattttcactttcttaaataactgatggaaaatatggaactttttcatgacattctaattgtttgagatgcactcgtaAGCATGAGCTATCAGTTATTtaatattcattcatcttcaggaactACTTTATTGTGTTCAGAGTTTCAGTGGATTTGGACTTTGTCCCATGGGCACACCCTGGATTGGATCACAGAGTACCATGCATACACACATtctcacctaggggcaatttagcgtAGTCAGtcgacctactggcatgtttttggacagtcggaggaaactggagaacccaggaatatggggagaacattcaatgcctcacacagacagtaacccaagttcAGGATCAAACTGGGTACCCTGGGTCTGTAAGGCAGCAGCGCTATCTGCTGCACCACTCTGCTGACCAATTACCTAATAATGCAAATCGATACGTACCTTTTTACATAATTCTACGAGCTAATCAGTAAATTAGCCTATTTACCCAGTTGGAATGGAAATTCTGTTTACATAGAAATAGACTGTACCAATTTATTCTCCTTGTGTTGCAATTGCTATTTGTGTGATGTAGTTGATTATGCACATATAATGTGTTAGGTGTGGTGAGTTTGGAAAACTGCTTGACAAATAAAAGGGAAGCCCCTACCTAGCTAGTTCTGGTTTGTCTCACCATGCATATAGATGACGAGAAGAGTGTAGCAAATTGTGAGTGGTGTCCAGAACCTCAAGGCCTCAGTAGTTGACACAAAGTGCTGGTTGATGTTTGATATGGCAGCAAATCCAGCTACGCAAAATGTTAGAATCAAGGTGCTGCAAAGAAAAGGCAGTATTGATGTGCCAGAAGTCAGGAGGCCAATACAGACCCCACAGTATCGCTGGGTGCTGTGTATTGGGTACATCGTCATTACATGGTGCCATAACCGAGAACACTGGCTGGCCAAGAACCAGCTCAGTGCTGCAGCGAGGAGGAAACTTAGCCAAGCTTGTGATGCCCCCTCATGGAGAAAATAAAGACTGCAGTTAAATGCACAGCCCAAAGAGAACTGGCACTGGACTAACAGCTGTAACAAAGTATTACTCAGTGGATCCTAGAATGAAAGAGAAAAGATGCTTGTTTTTGATCTAATGTACAATAAAGTATTGATATTTTCAGCAGATGAGTAAATTTTTTTTATCTTACTGATGAGGCGGTGAAGCGTGAAGAAACTGCTCGAAGAATGAACTCGAGAACCACTAGTGATGCAACTCTAGAACCCACAAAGGCGAGAGTTACAGTCAGGATCCAGAACTGGATTCTGTCTGTTAGACCACCAACATGAAAGCGCTTGTTTTTAACGTCATCTTTGCTGTCTGCTGTACTTTGGAAGCAAGAAAAGAAGAACTATTAAGGCAAAGTAAAACAAAAAGTGTTACCTCCATATCCAGTATGTGTATATAATGAAGTTTATATATAGGTATCTATTTGTATACTAATTTGCATAGCTTGttctccgggggggggggggacactagAAGAtaaaaagatcatcattaaatggtcaaGTGGGCATCACATTGAACACTCTCTCCCAGTTAAAATGGTTTTAACACAGTATGCTTTTAGGAAATTGGGCCCAGGTTTTGTTTGCTGCAAAAAGTGCATCAGTTGTAGCATATTTAAAACTCTTACCTCTGTGTTTCAATGAATAAATGAACCCTTAAAAGGTTGAAAAGCACTGAAATCCCACATGCGCCAACAACGCCTGTCAATACCATCAGAAAAATAAGTCAGTAACAGCACCACATGCAAACATACAGGGCAAACATGTGCTTCTCATTAGTTTGAAGCCCTAAAATAACTTTATTATTCAAGTTAATCTGAATAAATCACAAAACATTTGCTTTAAGTACAATATCTTCCAGAACTATTGATGTCTCAGGTAATAATTAGCAAACAAGCCCCAGTGTCATTGTTGACCCCCAACCCACCGATCTTATATTCAAAATATCTCATTCTCAGCAAGAATAAATGAGAATTATAAGTGATTCAAAATTTCTAAGTCTGTAACAATATTTTTAAACTTCTATCAGTTAATCAGTTAAAAAAGTTACTAAAATAATGTCACTCCTAAACATATTATTcagttattttttatattttaaagtGTTCAAAAAAAGAATATGCACTCAATCAAATATCAAACAAAATAAATTCATGCCCCCTCACCTTGTAAAAAGTCTAGAGGAGTTGTATCAGGTATTAGCCAAGTGGGTAAACTTGGTACAAACCAGGAAATGAAGGACAGCATGTCACTTTACCCTGTTTGTACAAAAATCAGTTCATATGAGTAATATGAGTCTGAGTGCATTTACAATAATTTACCTGCAGTTAAATTTAAACTTGAAAGAAATTACATACATGTTTTTACTTACGTTATAGCTATTTTGTGGTGGTGTTTGAAATTCTCTCCCGTGTAaaaccattatctgtagctggtgTGCTTGCAGTAGGTCAATTGTGCTGTCTCAAAGGTCATTTTTCAGTTCCCTATTGCTTATGTAATCATCAAACCCTTCCAAAGAACGGAAAAAGCCATTTATCTGTGTTAGTCATCACTGTCAGCAGGCGAATGGCACTGGTTGGTGAAACATTTGTCAATGATTGTGGGAATGAATAAAGACTATGACTATTTCTAATGTTTATCTTTTTACTGGCTCTGGCACAACGATCAATTTAGTTGCAAGggtaaaaaaacactgaattaaagtgttaatacagaaagcatgtattAATTGTACATAGCATATAAGTGTAATCAGGTCTAACCTGTTTGGGAAAACACAACCATTTTTCATTCAGAAAACTGAATACCTTACTAGGCGTGCTGGgacatcagaatcagaattcattTTATTGGCTAAGTACACATGTACTAGGAATTTGCCTTAGTAGCATTGGTGCAACATTCAAGGGCAACACGATATATAAAGGTTATAATAAAAGTAAATTAAAATTGTCTTAACACAAATAgtatgtgtgggcggcacggtggtgtagtggttagcgctgtcgcctcacagcaagaaggtccgggttcgagccccgtggccggcgagggcctttctgtgcggagtttgcatgttccccccatgtccgcgtgggtttcctccgggtgctctggtttcccccacagtccgaagacatgcaggttaggttaactggtgactctaaattgaccgtaggtgtgaatgtgagtgtgaatggttgtctgtgtctatgtgtcagccctgtgatgacctggcgacttgtccagggtgtaccctgcctttcgcccgtagtcagctgggataggctccagcttgcctgcgaccctgtagaacaggataaagcggctagagataatgagatgagatgaaaacacaGCAGCTAAACTATATATTAAAATCGTCCAAACCTGCGAAGCAGGATGTGCAAATAAATGTCTATATAAGAGACCACAAAAAGTGTATTTCCACACAGGTACTCAGATTCGACTGTGCAATGGCGTGGGGGGAAAAGATGTGTTTATATGTGTGCAGAGTCAATGGGGGGAGAAGAGGTCAAAGGCAGTATCAGCAGGGGTTAATAGACTGGAATGATTGTGTCGAAAGCAGAACTGAAATCTTCAAATAGTATCTTGGCATAGGATCCAGAAGAAcccaggtgctggaggatgaacTGAAGACTTATAATGACAGCATCATCAGCGGACCTGTTGGCTCTGTAGGTGAACTGCATTGGGTCTAGATTTGAGATGGGACGATACAAGGCACACAAATGACTTCATTATGACAGAGGAAGTGAGCGGATATGTACTGGCCCCAGCCTCCATTGTGTGGTCATGGGTGGTTCAGTAGTAGTGCCAATGGGCTGAAGCTGATAGCTGTGCTCACTGACTGGTAGCGGTATCAGGACTGTCCTTTTGTCCTTCAAATCGACGGTAGAAGTTGTTCAGGTCATTAGCATCTACTGTATATTTCTCAGAGGATGAAGAACTCATGCTGAATGAAAAATCACTCTCTTCAATTGCAAAAAAAATGTTTTGGGTCACTAACTGATGTTTTAACCTAGTTAcggtaaaaaaacaacaacttttttTATACTTTAGGAAGTTAAGatctacagtaccagtgaaaagtttcatctcatctcatctcattatctctagctgctttatcctgttctacagggtcgcaggcaagctggagcctatcccagctgactatgggtgaaaggtggggtacaccctggacaagtcgccaggtcatcacagggctgacacatagacacagacaaccattcacactcacattcacacctacggtcaatttagagtcaccagttaacctaacctgcatgtctttggactgtgggggaaaccggagcaccaggaggaaacccacacagacacggggagaacgtgcaaactccacacagaaaggcccttgtcagccactgggctcaaacccaggaccttcttgctgtgaggcaatagtgctaaccactacaccacaatgccaccccatgaaataacatatggaacatatatggaattatgtggtaaacaaaaaaagtgtttaaaaatcaaaatatgtttcatagtttcatagcagcaccaagtttctgggtgtgcacatctctgaagacctgtcctggagcaacaacactgcatcactggccaaaaaagcccaacagcgcctgtacttcctccacaaactgaggagagcaagagccccggcctccatcatgcacacattctacagaggcaccatcgagaacatcctgaccagccgcatcaccgtgtggtacggcgcctgcaccgtgtcctgctgcaagactctgcagcgcatcgtgagagcagctgagaggatcattggtgtctatctcccttctctaatggatatctataactccagcctcacccgcaaagccatcaggattgcaggtgaccccacccacccatctcacagcctcttcagtctgctgccgtcggggaggagactgcggagtctccgggccaaaaccagcaggctcaaggacagtttctttcaccaggcggtcaggaggctcaactccctccctgttctgcccctcctcccccctctgccccctgccacagattctgcccgcacacccccctgcccccccttcagcatctgacatgtcaccctcacagtccccccccccaacacacacacacacacacacacacacacacacacatacatactctcaacgttcattaacacactgaactcagggactgcacatttcactttaccttgctcatttgcactattctgcactacctcaccttaacagctattagtttattgtttatactgcttatttcatgtttacctgctatgcctcaagtgcccttgactgtttatttgctccaatttatgtgtgtgtgtgtgtatatatatatatatatatatagagagagagaggcggcacggtggtgtagtggttagcactgtcgcctcacagccagaaggtcctgggttcgagccccaggaccggcgagggcctttctgtgtggagtttgcatgttctccccgtgtccgcatgggtttcctccgggtgctctggtttcccccacagtccaaagacatgcaggttaggttaactggtgactctaaattgaccgtaggtgtgaatgtgaatggttgtctgtgtctgtgtctattatgtgtcagccctgtgatgacctggcgacttgtccagggtgtaccccgccttttgcccgtagtcagctgggataggctccagcttgcctgcgaccctgtagaaggataaagcggctagagataatgagatgatatctcattatctctagccgctttatcctgttctacagggtcgcaggcaagctggagcctatcccagctgactacgggcgaaaggcggggtacaccctggacaagtcgccaggtcatcac
Coding sequences:
- the tmem82 gene encoding transmembrane protein 82, producing MLSFISWFVPSLPTWLIPDTTPLDFLQGVVGACGISVLFNLLRVHLFIETQSTADSKDDVKNKRFHVGGLTDRIQFWILTVTLAFVGSRVASLVVLEFILRAVSSRFTASSDPLSNTLLQLLVQCQFSLGCAFNCSLYFLHEGASQAWLSFLLAAALSWFLASQCSRLWHHVMTMYPIHSTQRYCGVCIGLLTSGTSILPFLCSTLILTFCVAGFAAISNINQHFVSTTEALRFWTPLTICYTLLVIYMHEEQHKQPSGQALLNTVMVRLGGLLLLMLTVGRWADVLHILLCFIGEAACLLPAQELLSSTSKDFADVPRRFMTQNEDRRRPKKSDKYE
- the LOC132897041 gene encoding uncharacterized protein LOC132897041, with protein sequence MQNLLGSEKRTLDHQATVQFFLSLAQFHSSTKFLGVHISEDLSWSNNTASLAKKAQQRLYFLHKLRRARAPASIMHTFYRGTIENILTSRITVWYGACTVSCCKTLQRIVRAAERIIGVYLPSLMDIYNSSLTRKAIRIAGDPTHPSHSLFSLLPSGRRLRSLRAKTSRLKDSFFHQAVRRLNSLPVLPLLPPLPPATDSARTPPCPPFSI